A genomic window from Quercus lobata isolate SW786 chromosome 10, ValleyOak3.0 Primary Assembly, whole genome shotgun sequence includes:
- the LOC115964800 gene encoding uncharacterized protein LOC115964800: MSLLCWNCRGLGNRQTVQELSDLVRVQDPTKVFLAEPWLDEVRLTGLRDSLRFGHHHGVSCLTRGGGLVLFWKKDFDLQVMSSSHNHIDILINRGKVNVWRFTGFYGAPETQLRMESWDLLRDLNNRFSVPWLVGGDFNKLLKSQEKLGGWLRPYGQMLKFREALDECGLFDLGFVGCKFTWHKTYPDGGIVWERLDRAVCTTKVKTLVCASSDHSPILVLPDGISLKSQCPWRFENIWLEEQGCHDTVKNAWKTISSEPPMPKVMMNIDTCKTQLRVWSKNSFGSVCFRRNSITELRDSRGRIASGDENVSEMIIEYYKQLFTTSNPHDIEEVVQHTKKVVSDDMNNCLTRNFSKDEVEKALKQMAPLKAPRPDGMPPIFFQHYWESIGDDVVKAVISCLNSNSIEPGLNHTFIALIPKVKSPEFVTEFRPIALCNILYKLVSKVLANRLKKVLPHIISDSQSAFQSDKAISDNIWWPLRRCIT, encoded by the exons ATGAGTCTTCTATGTTGGAACTGTCGCGGGCTTGGGAACCGGCAGACAGTTCAAGAGCTTAGCGATTTAGTCCGGGTACAAGATCCTACGAAGGTGTTTTTAGCTGAACCATGGCTAGATGAGGTCAGGCTAACTGGTTTACGTGATTCGCTTCGTTTTGGTCATCACCATGGAGTTTCTTGTTTAACTCGTGGTGGTGGCTTGGTGTTGTTTTGGAAGAAGGACTTTGACTTGCAAGTCATGTCCTCCTCTCATAATCATATTGACATCTTGATCAATAGAGGAAAGGTGAATGTCTGGCGCTTTACCGGTTTTTACGGTGCTCCTGAAACCCAGCTTCGTATGGAATCATGGGATTTGTTGCGAGATCTAAATAATCGTTTCTCAGTACCATGGCTGGTTGGAGGTGACTTTAACAAACTTTTGAAGTCGCAGGAAAAGTTGGGAGGCTGGTTAAGACCTTATGGTCAAATGCTAAAATTCCGTGAAGCATTAGATGAATGTGGGTTGTTTGATCTTGGCTTTGTGGGTTGTaaattcacttggcacaaaactTATCCGGATGGTGGTATTGTTTGGGAGAGATTAGATAGGGCTGTGTGTACAACAAAAGTGAAAACTCTAGTGTGTGCTTCATCGGACCACAGCCCTATTTTGGTCCTTCCCGATGGGATTAGCTTAAAATCTCAATGCCCTTGgcgttttgaaaatatttggttAGAAGAGCAAGGCTGCCATGACACAGTGAAGAATGCCTGGAAGACCATCTCTTCGGAACCACCTATGCCCAAAGTTATGATGAACATCGATACATGCAAAACTCAGTTGCGTGTTTGGAGTAAGAATTCTTTTGGTAGTGTG TGTTTCAGGAGAAACAGCATTACGGAACTTAGAGACTCTCGGGGAAGAATAGCTTCAGGTGATGAAAATGTCTCTGAGATGATTATTGAATATTACAAACAATTGTTTACTACCTCTAATCCGCATGACATTGAGGAAGTTGTCCAACATACAAAAAAGGTGGTGTCTGATGATATGAATAATTGTTTAACCAGAAATTTCTCAAAGGATGAGGTGGAGAAAGCCTTGAAGCAAATGGCCCCGCTAAAAGCTCCGAGACCAGATGGAATGCCGCCAATCTTTTTCCAACATTATTGGGAGAGCATTGGGGATGACGTAGTCAAAGCTGTGATTTCTTGTCTAAATTCGAATTCAATTGAACCAGGTTTGAATCACACTTTTATTGCTCTAATTCCTAAGGTGAAAAGCCCCGAATTTGTTACTGAATTCCGTCCAATTGCTCTATGTAATATTTTGTATAAGCTTGTTTCGAAAGTTTTGGCCAATAGGTTGAAGAAAGTGCTACCCCATATTATCTCAGATTCTCAGAGTGCCTTTCAATCGGACAAAGCTATTTCCGATAACATTTGGTGGCCTTTAAGACGTTGCAtcacatga